The Longimicrobium sp. DNA segment GCGCAACTTCTGCTTGCTTCCAATCGCGTCCCGTCGCCGACGCTCACCTTCGCGCGAGGTCCGTTACGTGAGAATCAGCATCGCCGCAGCCGCGGTGGCCATCGCGTTCGCGCACCCGGCTCGCGCGCAGCAGCCGACGCCGGCGCCGACCGCGACCGCCGCCGACTCGCAGGGGGTCCGGAACCCGCGCCCCGCGGGAACCCTTGGCCTGGCACTTCGCATCTTTCCCAACGCGCGGCCGTTCGTCGCGGTCGTGTCGCCGGAGTCGCCGGCGGCCGCGGCGGGGTTCATGGTGGACGACGTGGTGCTCTCCATCGACGGGCGTGACAGCCTGGAGCGTCCCCTGTTTCCTGGGCTGGCGCCGGGGCGCGCCTACACCGTCCGCGTGAAGCGCGGGGACGAGGAGCGCGAGCTGCGGATCGTGGCCGCGGCGCCTGCCGCCGCGCCGTAAGCGTCACTCGGCGCAGGACGTTTACCGGGAACGTTCCTTGCGCCACCTCCGTGCACCGGCGCAAGTTGCCGGAAATGATGCACCCCGCCTGGCCGTTCTTACCCGCGCCGGGCACCTACGATAACGGCAAACCCGTCGAAAGGCGGGGACGCAAAGCCACGAGGCTACAGCCGCGCTCCCCTGCGGCCATGCCGGTCGGGTTACCGAACAGGTGCTGCCATGCGCACTCCTCCGTCCGTATCCGATGCCGCCTCCGGGGCTGGCGCCGAGACCCTGCGCGGCCTGGCCGCGAACGCCGTCGCCCGGCTGAACCTGGGTGCCGCCGCCGTGCTGCTGGAGGGCGCCGGCCATCCCCCCGTGCACACCGCCGGCGCGCCGGAGCACCAGCAGGCGCTGCTGGCCGCCATCCTTCACCTGGGCCCGCCGCTGCGCGACGCACGGAACGCGGGCGAAACCCGCACCTTCCGCGCGCTCTCCGCCGGCGATCCGTCCCTCGTCTTCGGCCCCTCGCTCGCCCTCGTGCCGCTTGCCACTCCGGGCGAGGCGCCCGCCGGCTCGCTGGTGGCCCTCAACGTCCGGCCCTGGTCCGCCGGCGAGGTCGCCGCGCTGGAGTGCATGGCCGCGGGGGCGATGGCCGAGATCCGCGCGGAGGCCGCGGACGAGGCGCTGCGCGCGGCCCAGGCCCGGCTGGAGCTGCTGGAACGGGCGCTCGCGGCGGTGGATCGCGGGCTGACCATCACCGACGAGACGGGGGCCATCGTCTACACCAATCCCGCCGAGGCCCAGATGCACGGCTACCGGCTGGACGAGATGTACGGCCTTCCCGCCCGCGCGCTGGCGCCGCCCGAGCTGTGGAGCGCGCAGGGCGGCGTGCCTGCGCGCCCCGTGCGCCGCTGGGTGCGCGAGCGGATCAACGTGCGCCGCGACGGCACCCGCTTTCCCGTGCGCCTGTGGTCCGACATCGTAGCGGCGGACGACGAGCGGCCGATGGGGCTGGTGACGTGGTGCGAGGACCTGAGCGGGCGCGAGGAGCCCGCTGCCCCTTCGAGCGACGTGGACCTCGACGCGCTGACGCGCCTGCCCGACCGCGCCGCCTTTCTGCGCGCGCTGCAGCAGGCGTGCGAGGCCCGCGGCCAGCGTGGGGCCGAGTTCGCGGTGCTGTTCGTGGACCTGGACCGCTTCAAGACGGTGAACGACCGCCTGGGCCACGCCGCGGGCGACGCGCTGCTGGCCGTGGTGGGCGAGCGCCTGGCCGCCTCCATCCGCCCCAGCGACATGGTGGCGCGCATCGGCGGCGACGAGTTCGCCGCGCTGCTGCACGGGGTGGAGCGCGAGCAGGACGCGCTCGCCGTCGTTCAGCGCATCCAGCGGCTGCTCGCGGCGCCGGTGACCATCGAGGACGTGGAGATGCGCTGCTCGGCCAGCATCGGCGTGGCGCTGGGGGCGTGCGCGGAGACGCCGGAGGGGGTGCTGGCGATGGCGGACCGCGCCATGTACCGCGCCAAGACGCTGGGCGCCGGGCACCACGGCTTTTCCGAGCCGGGGGTGATGGCGCACGAAGAGGCCCTGCTGGAGGTGGAGAAGGATCTTCTGCGCGCCATCGACCGCGACGAGCTGACGCTTCACTTTCAGCCCATCGTGTGCCTGGCAGACGGGCGGGTGGAGGGGCTGGAGGCGCTGGTGCGGTGGAACCACCCGCAGCGCGGGCTGCTGGGGCCGCAGGCGTTCCTTCCCGTGGCGGAAGAAACGGGGAAGATCGTAGACCTGGACCGCTGGGTGCTGGCCGCGGCGGCGCGGCAGCTGAAGACGTGGACGGACCACCCGCTGCTGGGCGCCCTGCCCGTGAGCGTGAACTTCTCCGGCCGCCACGTGGTGCATCCGCGAGCCGTGCAGGACGTGGAAGACGTGCTGGCCCGCTTCGGGGTAGATACGCGCCGGCTGATGATCGAGGTGACCGAGACTTCGTTCATGGAAGACTTTCAGACCGCCGCCTCCGTGCTGGCCACGCTGCGCGAGCTGGGGGTGCGCATCTGCCTGGACGACTTCGGCACCGGCTACTCGTCTCTCGCCTACCTGCGCCAGTTCGGCTTCGACCGCCTGAAGATCGACCGCTCCTTCGTGCAGCGCATCGGCGAGAGCGCGGCG contains these protein-coding regions:
- a CDS encoding PDZ domain-containing protein codes for the protein MRISIAAAAVAIAFAHPARAQQPTPAPTATAADSQGVRNPRPAGTLGLALRIFPNARPFVAVVSPESPAAAAGFMVDDVVLSIDGRDSLERPLFPGLAPGRAYTVRVKRGDEERELRIVAAAPAAAP
- a CDS encoding bifunctional diguanylate cyclase/phosphodiesterase, with the translated sequence MRTPPSVSDAASGAGAETLRGLAANAVARLNLGAAAVLLEGAGHPPVHTAGAPEHQQALLAAILHLGPPLRDARNAGETRTFRALSAGDPSLVFGPSLALVPLATPGEAPAGSLVALNVRPWSAGEVAALECMAAGAMAEIRAEAADEALRAAQARLELLERALAAVDRGLTITDETGAIVYTNPAEAQMHGYRLDEMYGLPARALAPPELWSAQGGVPARPVRRWVRERINVRRDGTRFPVRLWSDIVAADDERPMGLVTWCEDLSGREEPAAPSSDVDLDALTRLPDRAAFLRALQQACEARGQRGAEFAVLFVDLDRFKTVNDRLGHAAGDALLAVVGERLAASIRPSDMVARIGGDEFAALLHGVEREQDALAVVQRIQRLLAAPVTIEDVEMRCSASIGVALGACAETPEGVLAMADRAMYRAKTLGAGHHGFSEPGVMAHEEALLEVEKDLLRAIDRDELTLHFQPIVCLADGRVEGLEALVRWNHPQRGLLGPQAFLPVAEETGKIVDLDRWVLAAAARQLKTWTDHPLLGALPVSVNFSGRHVVHPRAVQDVEDVLARFGVDTRRLMIEVTETSFMEDFQTAASVLATLRELGVRICLDDFGTGYSSLAYLRQFGFDRLKIDRSFVQRIGESAADQAIVRSIVGLADALELAVTAEGVETAAQHDAVHRLGCRHAQGFLFARPMAVDALEGWLAAPR